In a single window of the Nicotiana tomentosiformis chromosome 10, ASM39032v3, whole genome shotgun sequence genome:
- the LOC117280429 gene encoding uncharacterized mitochondrial protein AtMg00810-like, with protein MPIVKCLTVVAIKKNWPLFQLDVNNAFLHDKLQGNGMPSCLKPFILEVFTIHSMITLSLSKILLVILVILDVYVDDIILTGVDLHEISALKQFLDSEFKIKVLGFLHYFLDIEVNVLLDGVISNQKKFTFDLLKEYAFLDVHSIVSPLELNHKLKADVGDLLPNPENYRSLLGKLLFFESHPDICFSVQHMSQFMQALRLPRMIAALRLLRYIKGTPELRLFYSNSADFSINAYSDSDWAACLNTRKSVSDFSIFLGDSLVGWKSKKQPMISLSIAEAEYRAISKVVAELVWLSRLLHDLTISVSFPISVFCDNVAAIHIAKNHVFHERTKHIKVDCHFIRSKLKEGFI; from the exons ATGCCTATTGTCAAGTGTTTGACTGTTGTTGCTATTAAGAAAAATTGGCCCTTGTTTCAACTTGATGTTAACAATGCTTTTCTTCATG ACAAACTTCAAGGCAATGGTATGCCAAGTTGTCTCAAGCCCTTTATTCTAGAGGTTTTCACTATTCACTCAATGATTACTCTCTCTTTATCAAAGATTCTCCTAGTCATTTTGGTCATTCTggatgtttatgttgatgacatcatcCTCACTGGTGTTGATTTGCATGAGATTTCAGCTTTAAAACAGTTTCTAGATTCTGAATTTAAGATCAAAGTCTTGGGATTTCTACACTATTTTTTGGATATTGAGGTCAATGTGTTACTTGATGGTGTTATCTCGAATCAGAAGAAGTTCACTTTTGATTTACTCAAAGAATATGCTTTCTTGGATGTTCATTCTATTGTTAGCCCATTGGAATTGAATCATAAACTTAAAGCTGATGTTGGGGATCTCTTACCTAATCCTGAGAATTACAGAAGCCTTCTGGGGAAGTTATTATTTTTTGAATCACACCCTGATATTTGCTTTAGTGTTCAGCATATGAGCCAATTTATGCAGGCTCTCCGGCTTCCTCGCATGATTGCTGCTCTTCGTTTGCTTAGGTATATCAAGGGTACTCCTGAACTTCGTCTCTTTTACTCTAACTCTGCTGATTTTTCTATCAACGCTTACTCTGACAGTGATTGGGCAGCTTGCCTCAACACTCGTAAATCTGTTTCTGACTTTTCAATCTTCTTGGGTGATAGTCTTGTTGGCTGGAAGTCGAAGAAACAACCTATGATTTCTCTTTCTATAGCTGAAGCTGAGTATAGAGCTATTAGTAAGGTTGTTGCTGAATTGGTTTGGCTATCCAGATTATTGCATGATCTTACTATATCTGTTTCATTTCCTATCTCTGTCTTCTGTGACAATGTGGCAGCTATTCACATTGCTAAAAATCATGTGTTTCATGAGCGCACTAAACATATTAAAGTGGATTGTCATTTCATCAGGAGCAAATTAAAAGAAGGATTCATCTAG